A window from Telopea speciosissima isolate NSW1024214 ecotype Mountain lineage chromosome 8, Tspe_v1, whole genome shotgun sequence encodes these proteins:
- the LOC122671627 gene encoding ATP synthase subunit b', chloroplastic, producing the protein MANMIVASSLPTTSITCASTSKPRLQLPQISLPHKIKITKHQCHQILASSLKSSAAIAAAVLAMPPPSMAVEMEKAALFDFNLTLPIIMTEFLVLMVALDKIYFTPLGKFMDERDAAIKEKLSSVKDTSTEVKQLEEQAAAVMKAARAEISAALNKMKKETTIEVEEKLAEGRKKVEAELAEALGNLEKQKEETIKALDSQIAALSDEIVKKVLPVSPK; encoded by the coding sequence ATGGCCAACATGATCGTGGCTTCTTCCCTTCCAACCACAAGCATCACCTGCGCCTCCACATCTAAACCTAGATTGCaactcccacagatctcacttccccacaaaatcaaaatcacaAAGCACCAATGTCACCAGATTCTGGCTTCTTCCCTCAAATCCTCTGCTGCAATCGCCGCTGCGGTCCTAGCGATGCCTCCTCCATCGATGGCCGTGGAGATGGAGAAAGCAGCACTCTTCGACTTCAACTTGACGTTACCGATTATAATGACCGAGTTCTTGGTACTTATGGTGGCGCTTGACAAGATCTATTTTACCCCGCTAGGTAAATTCATGGATGAGAGGGATGCGGCGATTAAGGAGAAGCTGAGCAGCGTGAAGGACACCTCGACGGAGGTGAAGCAGTTGGAAGAGCAGGCTGCGGCGGTGATGAAGGCGGCGAGGGCAGAGATATCGGCGGCGCTGAACAAGATGAAGAAGGAGACGACGATTGAGGTGGAGGAGAAGCTGGCCGAGGGTAGAAAGAAGGTGGAGGCAGAGCTTGCGGAGGCGCTTGGAAATTTAGAGAAGCAGAAGGAGGAGACAATTAAAGCTCTTGACTCTCAGATCGCTGCTCTCAGTGATGAGATCGTCAAGAAGGTCCTTCCAGTCTCACCCAAATAA
- the LOC122671626 gene encoding uncharacterized protein LOC122671626 yields the protein MPSIGQEDSSRFSIDGFQGGSPTFTPPLCSDIGPLRSFSYQKLPQQFIKLTILKLDGSSFDIQVSRTASVDELKQAIEDFFNFSPKEDQDKISWSHVWGHFCLCFENQKLVNDKAYIKSFGIKDGDQLCFIRHLSIDYNPMKNSKSSTDYERETSFSSRSDSLEEKELHREDNEDYDGCCGDQEEKDKYSRNEDGETRDFICQMEFKLAHFLRGWLSYSRLWSRGKLRSRSKSHPSRFAGDYTKVGTESTLL from the exons ATGCCAAGCATTGGGCAAGAAGACAGTTCTAGGTTTTCCATTGATGGTTTTCAAGGTGGTTCACCCACTTTCACTCCCCCCTTGTGTAGCGATATTGGCCCTCTCCGGAGCTTCTCCTACCAAAAGCTTCCTCAACAGTTCATCAAACTCACTATTCTCAAATTGGATGGTTCCTCCTTTG ATATTCAAGTTTCGAGGACGGCTTCAGTCGACGAACTCAAGCAGGCGATAGAGgatttctttaatttctctCCGAAGGAAGATCAAGACAAAATTTCCTG GTCACACGTATGGGGTCATTTCTGCTTATGCTTTGAAAATCAGAAACTAGTTAACGACAAGGCTTATATCAAAAGTTTTGGGATCAAGGATGGTGATCAG CTTTGTTTTATTCGGCATCTTTCAATCGACTACAACCCAATGAAGAATTCTAAAAGTAGTACCGATTACGAACGAGAAACAAG TTTCTCATCAAGATCGGATTCTCTTGAAGAGAAGGAACTGCACCGAGAAGATAATGAGGATTATGATGGTTGTTGTGGTGATCAGGAAGAAAAGGATAAGTACTCACGTAATGAAGATGGTGAGACCCGAGATTTTATTTGCCAAATGGAATTCAAATTAGCTCACTTCCTTAGAGGTTGGCTCTCATACTCAAGGTTGTGGAGTAGGGGAAAGCTGAGATCACGTAGCAAATCTCACCCGTCAAGGTTTGCAGGGGATTACACAAAAGTAGGGACAGAGTCTACTCTGCTTTGA
- the LOC122672296 gene encoding uncharacterized protein LOC122672296, with translation MDYLLSEGPAQPPSISRGFSPSKQAEACALCADSNHYVTNCYLAAQYLEFIQEKENIEKENEQPVGEGPQPDKYTPRVPFPNALKTPLSPPFGKQGEKMKEMLDLFQQVHINLPLLDAIKQVSAIITDLPPKLKDLGAPLISCVIGDLSINKALLDLGASVNILPGLVFEKFGLGELKSTEVILQLADRSMKRPRGLLEDVLVKVDDLYFLVDFLVLDMESTSAKLLPIILGRPFLATANACINCRSGAMDISFGNKKLRLNIFNASLGPYREDECFALDMIDEAVSQYTPQILTNDPLQLVMSFGAEDFDEEAYTEEEETLPVIISSELTERQESLLLEVLSAHKAVIGWSLVDLKGINPSVYMHRIYCEDGAKSVRDP, from the exons ATGGACTACTTGCTGTCCGAAGGACCTGCCCAACCCCCATCAATCTCAAGGGGATTTTCTCCATCTAAGCAAGCTGAAGCTTGTGCCCTCTGTGCTGACTCGAATCACTATGTGACCAATTGTTATTTAGCAGCACAATATCTTGAATTTATCCAGGAAAAG GAAAATATTGAGAAGGAGAATGAGCAACCAGTTGGGGAGGGACCTCAACCGGATAAGTATACACCCCGAGTCCCTTTCCCTAATGCTCTCAAAACTCCATTGTCTCCCCCATTTGGGAAGCaaggagagaagatgaaggagatgttGGATTTGTTTCAACAAGTCCACATCAACCTTCCATTATTGGATGCAATCAAGCAG GTAAGTGCAATTATCACTGACCTACCCCCCAAGCTGAAGGATCTTGGTGCACCACTCATCTCTTGTGTCATTGGAGACCTCTCCATTAACAAAGCATTGTTGGATCtgggggctagtgtgaatatcttACCTGGTTTGGTTTTTGAGAAGTTTGGATTAGGAGAGTTGAAGTCCACTGAAGTCATACTTCAGTTAGCCGATCGTTCTATGAAAAGACCTCGTGGACTTCTAGAGGATGTTCTTGTGAAGGTTGATGATTTATACTTCCTAGTAGACTTCCTAGTCCTTGATATGGAATCTACCTCAGCCAAGCTTCTCCCTATCATACTAGGGCGTCCATTCTTGGCGACCGCCAATGCTTGCATCAACTGCAGGTCAGGTGCCATGGACATATCGTTTGGGAACAAGAAGCTTCGGctaaacatcttcaatgcatccctaGGACCCTACAGAGAAGATGAGTGCTTTGCTCTGGATATGATTGATGAAGCTGTATCTCAGTACACTCCCCAGATCCTTACTAATGATCCTCTGCAGCTTGTGATGTCCTTTGGGGCAGAAGACTTTGATGAAGAGGCCTATACTGAAGAG GAAGAGACTCTGCCAGTTATCATATCCTCTGAGCTTACTGAAAGGCAAGAGTCCCTCCTGTTGGAGGTTTTATCAGCTCACAAAGCTGTAATTGGCTGGTCTTTAGTTGATCTGAAGGGTATTAACCCTTCTGTTTATATGCACCGTATCTATTGTGAAGACGGAGCTAAATCCGTGCGAGATCCATAG